In a genomic window of Asticcacaulis sp.:
- a CDS encoding flagellin, which yields MPVNSVNTNVGAMIALQNLNKTNTDLQTTQNRINTGLKVGSAKDDGAAFAIAQSQRSTVSSLDAVKDSLSRATSVVDVASSAGESVSDMLTQLKEKALAASDTSLDSTSRSALKADFESIRDQITKTLTNASFNGINLVDGSQGSVTALANADGSSVLTVAAQNLSLGGSIVTLASNASFSTASSAGALLTTLDSSINSVSAALAKLGTSSKAVDNHLEFVGKLQDSITAGIGNLVDADLAKESAKLQALQTKQQLGIQALSIANQSTSTVLSLFR from the coding sequence ATGCCCGTGAATAGCGTCAATACCAATGTCGGGGCTATGATTGCCCTGCAAAACCTCAATAAAACCAACACCGACCTGCAAACGACCCAAAACCGCATCAATACCGGTTTGAAGGTTGGCAGTGCCAAGGACGACGGCGCCGCTTTCGCCATCGCCCAAAGTCAGCGTTCGACCGTTTCGTCGCTCGACGCTGTCAAGGACTCCCTGTCCCGCGCGACTTCGGTTGTGGACGTTGCTTCGTCCGCCGGCGAATCCGTTTCGGACATGCTGACCCAGTTGAAGGAAAAGGCCCTGGCCGCTTCCGACACCTCGCTGGACTCCACCAGCCGCAGCGCCCTCAAGGCCGACTTCGAATCCATCCGCGATCAGATCACCAAGACCCTGACCAACGCCTCCTTCAACGGTATCAACCTCGTTGACGGCAGCCAGGGCTCGGTTACGGCTCTTGCCAATGCCGATGGTTCCAGCGTCCTGACGGTTGCCGCTCAGAACCTGTCGCTCGGCGGCAGCATTGTGACCCTCGCCAGCAACGCGTCGTTCTCGACCGCGTCGTCGGCCGGTGCCCTGCTGACCACGCTCGACAGCTCGATCAACTCGGTTTCGGCGGCTCTCGCCAAGCTGGGTACGTCGTCCAAGGCGGTTGATAACCACTTGGAGTTCGTCGGCAAGCTGCAAGACTCGATCACTGCCGGTATCGGCAACCTGGTCGATGCTGACCTGGCCAAGGAAAGCGCCAAACTGCAAGCTCTGCAAACAAAGCAGCAGCTCGGCATTCAGGCCCTGTCCATTGCCAACCAGTCGACCTCGACTGTCCTGAGCCTGTTCCGTTAA
- a CDS encoding response regulator, translated as MSTDALKSDQPLANVLLIDDRKADIELARVFLQVRDRMQFNLKVAHGAKEALEVLEQAMIQGKAVDLLLLDINMPGMDGFELLEAVRRDAALRHVAVVMCTGSTYDQDQVRAKALGAVGYMVKPASLAQLRPMLTAIPTLKLEPEGEGVRLLRAA; from the coding sequence ATGAGCACCGATGCCCTGAAATCTGATCAGCCGCTGGCCAATGTGCTCCTGATCGATGACCGGAAGGCGGATATCGAACTGGCCCGCGTCTTCCTGCAGGTCCGTGACCGGATGCAGTTCAATCTCAAGGTCGCCCATGGGGCAAAAGAGGCGCTGGAAGTCCTGGAGCAGGCCATGATCCAGGGGAAGGCCGTCGATCTGCTGCTGCTTGACATCAACATGCCGGGCATGGATGGTTTCGAGCTTTTGGAGGCGGTGCGCCGGGATGCGGCGTTGAGGCATGTGGCCGTGGTGATGTGTACCGGCTCCACCTATGACCAGGACCAGGTCAGGGCAAAGGCGCTGGGGGCCGTGGGCTATATGGTCAAGCCGGCTTCTCTGGCGCAGCTCAGGCCCATGCTGACCGCCATCCCGACATTGAAACTGGAGCCCGAAGGCGAGGGGGTCCGTCTGCTGCGCGCCGCCTGA
- a CDS encoding beta-lactamase family protein, whose product MTATHENPAILTRRSTLGLMLAALAGNAAAPSLIRTVEKAATPATPAKKTLGPPLLDWPSLTALGQAMVDKKLTPGLSLSVMAAGVLLYSKGFGLANIESNAAATPQTGFRVASITKQFTAAAILLLAEGGLLTLDDPLSKFLPAVPRGENITLRQLLSHTSGMGDYINGQVSSILTEAQTRDYTADELIKIITARQPFYRAQPGATWLYSNSAFTLLGIVVEKLSGMAFADFCAQHLFAPAGLSQTVIDKICNTTAICNGYRPNFRAPMKYDLAMPISPSFAGGAGAIRSTTEDLCLWHLALLSGKVLKPESVEAMLTPTLLRNGKPAYERQGADPLEYGLGQGLGTMKSLKLAAHGGRINGFTGHLRSFTDSKLTVAILYNSDGGGAPGFAAAQKGLKTEASRLGIEHLGLV is encoded by the coding sequence ATGACCGCAACGCATGAAAACCCGGCCATCCTGACACGGCGCTCAACCCTCGGCCTGATGCTGGCCGCACTGGCGGGCAATGCCGCCGCTCCCTCCCTGATCCGGACCGTCGAAAAGGCAGCCACCCCGGCGACGCCGGCAAAAAAGACGCTTGGACCGCCCCTGCTCGACTGGCCCAGCCTGACAGCGCTTGGCCAGGCGATGGTCGACAAGAAGCTGACGCCAGGCCTGAGCCTCAGCGTCATGGCTGCCGGCGTGCTGCTCTATTCAAAGGGTTTCGGCCTGGCCAATATAGAGAGCAATGCCGCCGCCACACCGCAGACTGGATTTCGCGTGGCCTCGATCACCAAGCAGTTCACGGCCGCGGCCATTCTGCTTCTGGCCGAAGGCGGCCTCTTGACCCTTGATGATCCGTTGTCAAAATTCCTGCCAGCGGTGCCGCGCGGTGAAAACATTACCCTGCGCCAGCTCCTCAGCCACACCTCCGGCATGGGAGACTATATCAACGGCCAGGTCAGCAGTATCCTGACCGAGGCGCAGACCCGCGACTACACGGCCGACGAACTCATCAAAATCATTACCGCCCGCCAGCCCTTTTACCGCGCCCAGCCCGGTGCCACCTGGCTTTACAGCAACAGCGCCTTCACCCTGCTGGGCATCGTGGTCGAAAAACTGTCCGGCATGGCCTTTGCCGATTTCTGCGCCCAGCATCTGTTTGCACCCGCCGGACTGAGCCAGACGGTGATCGACAAGATCTGCAACACCACGGCCATCTGCAACGGCTATCGCCCCAACTTCCGGGCACCGATGAAATATGACCTGGCCATGCCTATTTCCCCGAGTTTCGCGGGCGGCGCCGGCGCCATCCGCTCAACCACGGAAGATCTGTGCCTGTGGCATCTGGCCCTGCTGAGCGGAAAGGTGCTGAAGCCGGAAAGCGTGGAGGCCATGCTTACCCCCACCCTGCTCCGGAACGGCAAGCCCGCCTATGAGCGTCAGGGCGCCGATCCGCTGGAATATGGTCTGGGCCAGGGGCTCGGCACCATGAAAAGCCTGAAACTGGCAGCGCACGGCGGCCGCATCAACGGATTCACCGGTCACCTGCGCAGCTTTACGGACAGCAAGCTGACTGTCGCTATTCTTTATAACAGCGATGGCGGCGGCGCGCCCGGTTTTGCCGCAGCTCAGAAAGGTCTGAAAACCGAGGCCAGTCGCCTCGGCATCGAGCACCTCGGCCTGGTCTGA
- a CDS encoding flagellin, whose product MLNNSVNTNVGAMIALQNLNKTNSELSTTQNRINTGLKVGSAKDDGATFAIAQSQRSTVASLDAVKDSLNRATSSVDVAMSAGESISDMLTQMKEKALAASDTSLDTTSREALNTDFAALRDQITKTMSNAKFNGINLIDGSLPGLEALANADGNSRLTVAGQNLSLGGTIVTLATTAAFATASSAGALLTTIDDSINNVSAALAKLGTSSKALEAHMTFIGNLQDSVTAGIGNLVDADLAKESAKLQSLQTKQQLGVQALSIANQAPQTVLSLFK is encoded by the coding sequence ATGTTGAACAACTCGGTGAACACCAATGTTGGCGCAATGATTGCGCTGCAGAACCTGAACAAGACGAATTCTGAACTGTCTACCACCCAGAACCGGATCAACACCGGTTTGAAGGTGGGCTCAGCCAAGGATGACGGTGCGACCTTCGCTATCGCTCAAAGCCAGCGATCCACCGTTGCCTCCCTGGATGCGGTAAAAGACTCGCTGAACCGGGCGACGTCCTCCGTGGATGTGGCCATGTCGGCGGGTGAAAGCATTTCGGATATGCTCACCCAGATGAAGGAGAAGGCACTCGCAGCTTCCGACACGTCGTTGGATACCACCAGCCGGGAGGCCCTGAACACGGATTTCGCTGCCTTGCGTGACCAGATCACCAAGACCATGTCGAACGCCAAGTTCAACGGCATCAACCTGATTGATGGCTCGCTGCCGGGTCTTGAGGCCCTGGCGAATGCTGACGGCAATTCACGACTGACCGTCGCCGGGCAAAATCTGAGCCTTGGCGGCACGATCGTGACGTTGGCAACGACGGCTGCGTTTGCAACCGCTTCTTCCGCGGGCGCACTGCTGACGACGATTGATGACTCGATCAACAATGTCTCGGCGGCCCTGGCAAAACTGGGTACGTCTTCCAAGGCTCTGGAGGCGCACATGACCTTCATTGGTAATCTGCAAGACTCGGTTACGGCAGGTATCGGCAACCTTGTGGACGCTGACCTGGCGAAAGAAAGCGCGAAACTCCAATCGTTGCAGACAAAGCAGCAATTGGGCGTACAGGCGCTATCCATCGCCAATCAGGCGCCGCAAACGGTGCTTAGCCTGTTCAAGTAA